A region from the Silene latifolia isolate original U9 population chromosome 7, ASM4854445v1, whole genome shotgun sequence genome encodes:
- the LOC141591215 gene encoding uncharacterized protein LOC141591215, which translates to MSTSEADQAQALLQPQKDDVECRTETQETKVVTKFTANWHVIHYFKLVKTFDIMKSALKIFASNTKLMFLMLFSIIPLYVFMVFYEIKLQKVIVAAPGAFSDPYRITTVYLGDESRSLDQVIKIHNDTDGMEYLFDVFLLYLLYLVIYPLLELLSMTITIQIAARVYTGEEPPATLKEVFCGKINSRGVLITYGYVHLLSSLTLLGLISVVVTHLIFTRNYQSPFGDFQSLGIGDCLCLLLLGIHIMIFVALLYKYVDWSAFWNMTMVISVLEDESGLDAFGMTVHYGKHCNLTGLQLMLGFTGFSTLPRLLCVYSGLRKWNLAGVTCIEIGLICLGNLVKWVIFMLFYFDCKQQTMEKKNDDEIGKAANVG; encoded by the coding sequence ATGAGTACATCAGAGGCTGATCAAGCTCAAGCTCTTTTACAGCCGCAAAAAGACGATGTTGAGTGTCGAACTGAGACGCAAGAAACGAAAGTGGTAACCAAGTTTACTGCCAATTGGCATGTTATCCATTATTTCAAGCTGGTGAAAACCTTTGATATTATGAAATCAGCTCTAAAAATCTTCGCAAGTAATACCAAGCTTATGTTCTTAATGTTGTTTTCTATTATCCCTTTATATGTTTTCATGgtgttttatgaaattaaattACAGAAGGTAATAGTTGCTGCACCCGGTGCTTTTAGTGACCCTTACAGGATCACTACTGTTTATCTTGGTGACGAGTCTCGTTCTCTCGATCAGGTCATTAAAATCCATAATGATACTGATGGAATGGAGTATTTATTTGATGTTTTCCTACTTTATCTCTTGTATTTGGTTATATACCCTTTACTAGAGCTCCTTAGTATGACTATTACCATACAAATTGCTGCAAGAGTTTATACAGGAGAAGAACCACCAGCTACTCTGAAAGAGGTCTTTTGTGGGAAAATTAACTCGAGAGGGGTTCTAATTACTTATGGTTATGTACACTTGCTTTCATCTTTGACTCTGCTTGGCCTAATCTCGGTTGTCGTGACCCACCTGATTTTCACCAGAAACTATCAATCACCATTCGGTGATTTTCAGTCGTTAGGCATAGGAGACTGTTTGTGTTTACTCTTATTAGGAATCCATATAATGATATTTGTAGCTCTTCTATACAAATATGTTGATTGGAGTGCATTCTGGAACATGACCATGGTGATCTCGGTTTTGGAAGATGAGTCTGGGTTAGACGCGTTTGGAATGACCGTTCATTATGGCAAGCATTGTAATTTAACTGGCTTGCAGTTGATGCTCGGGTTCACGGGATTCAGTACTCTTCCGAGACTGCTATGTGTGTATAGTGGATTGAGAAAATGGAATCTTGCTGGAGTCACTTGTATTGAAATTGGGTTGATTTGCTTGGGGAATTTGGTGAAGTGGGTTATATTTATGCTGTTTTATTTTGATTGCAAGCAGCAAACCATGGAGAAGAAGAATGATGACGAGATTGGGAAAGCCGCCAACGTCGGATGA